A single region of the Elizabethkingia sp. JS20170427COW genome encodes:
- a CDS encoding IPExxxVDY family protein: MAKTKKIRLDLDCDEAMTIGLVRQAKAQPYYQFFFEINKLNSFTFKRVEDFTIRYKGTNFSFLCMQSYDHNEKSCYQIIANKSFETQESTSSELFDTSVKVHYLLGNQKEVDFLIKIEDSFPDFSLILFPGNSIFAIQEYEIQPEELIYQYIQENE; this comes from the coding sequence ATGGCGAAAACCAAAAAAATACGCCTTGATTTAGATTGTGATGAAGCAATGACGATAGGTTTGGTTAGGCAAGCAAAAGCCCAACCTTATTATCAATTTTTTTTTGAAATCAATAAGCTTAATTCCTTTACATTTAAAAGAGTTGAAGATTTTACAATACGCTATAAGGGAACTAATTTCTCCTTTCTTTGCATGCAGAGTTATGATCATAATGAAAAATCATGCTATCAGATTATAGCCAATAAATCTTTCGAAACTCAAGAATCTACCTCTTCAGAACTTTTCGATACTAGTGTAAAAGTCCATTATTTACTAGGAAATCAGAAAGAAGTTGATTTCTTAATAAAGATTGAAGATTCATTTCCTGATTTTTCATTAATTTTGTTTCCAGGAAACAGTATCTTTGCTATACAAGAGTATGAAATACAACCTGAAGAATTAATATACCAATATATTCAAGAAAATGAGTGA
- the pyk gene encoding pyruvate kinase has product MSEYLKKTKIIATLGPASSNKETILKMVQAGANVIRINFSHADYDLVKRNIAIIREVNAEYGFATAILGDLQGPKLRVGVVKEGSYLNPGDILTFTNEKVEGDSTKVYMTYERFPLDVKVGERILIDDGKLVLEVTETNGKDTVKAKTIQGGPLSSKKGVNLPNTQISLPALTEKDIQDANFILDNDFDWIALSFVRHAQDIKDLKDLIANHPNGQKFKTPIIAKIEKPEGVGNIDEILMECDGIMVARGDLGVEVPMEEVPLIQKMLVEKSRKYSKPVIIATQMMETMINSMTPTRAEVNDVANSVLDGADAVMLSGETSVGKYPAEVVATMAKIVSNIERTEIYQSRVEPIDKINCVDERFVTDSICYSAVRVADKTDAKAIITLTYSGYTAFQISSHRPNSHIVVFSSNRRVLTMLSLLWGVTAHYYDMKKSTDETVIQVNMLTWNYGLVEQGDFVVNLNAMPVHEGGKTNTMRLTTI; this is encoded by the coding sequence ATGAGTGAATATCTAAAGAAGACTAAAATAATTGCTACGCTAGGACCCGCTTCTTCTAACAAAGAAACGATTCTTAAAATGGTTCAAGCGGGAGCAAACGTTATCAGAATCAATTTTTCTCACGCAGATTACGATCTTGTTAAAAGAAATATCGCAATTATTAGAGAAGTAAACGCAGAATATGGCTTTGCCACTGCTATCCTAGGAGATTTACAAGGACCTAAGCTTCGTGTAGGAGTAGTAAAAGAAGGTTCTTACCTTAATCCTGGTGATATCTTAACCTTTACCAATGAAAAAGTAGAAGGAGATTCCACAAAAGTTTATATGACTTATGAGAGATTCCCTCTAGATGTAAAAGTAGGAGAGCGTATCCTAATTGATGATGGTAAACTAGTACTAGAAGTTACCGAAACCAATGGTAAGGATACCGTAAAAGCAAAAACTATCCAAGGAGGACCTCTTAGTTCTAAGAAAGGGGTTAACCTTCCTAATACTCAAATATCTTTACCAGCACTTACAGAAAAAGATATCCAAGATGCTAACTTCATCTTAGATAATGATTTCGACTGGATTGCACTTTCTTTTGTAAGACACGCTCAAGACATTAAGGATCTTAAAGATTTAATTGCCAATCATCCTAATGGACAGAAATTTAAAACACCTATTATCGCTAAAATCGAAAAGCCAGAAGGTGTAGGAAATATCGATGAAATCCTAATGGAATGCGACGGTATCATGGTAGCTCGTGGAGACCTTGGGGTAGAAGTTCCAATGGAAGAAGTTCCATTAATTCAAAAAATGCTTGTTGAAAAGTCTAGAAAATATTCTAAACCAGTAATTATCGCTACCCAGATGATGGAAACGATGATTAATAGCATGACTCCTACCAGAGCTGAAGTTAATGACGTTGCTAACTCCGTTTTAGATGGTGCTGATGCTGTAATGCTTTCAGGAGAGACTTCTGTAGGAAAATACCCAGCAGAAGTAGTTGCTACTATGGCGAAGATTGTATCTAATATCGAAAGAACAGAGATCTACCAATCCAGAGTAGAACCTATTGATAAGATTAACTGCGTGGATGAGCGTTTTGTAACCGATTCTATTTGCTATTCTGCAGTTAGAGTTGCAGATAAAACAGATGCAAAAGCAATTATCACCCTTACTTATTCAGGGTATACCGCTTTCCAAATCTCATCTCATCGACCTAATTCTCACATCGTAGTATTTAGTTCTAATAGAAGAGTATTGACAATGTTAAGCTTATTATGGGGAGTTACTGCTCATTACTATGATATGAAAAAATCTACAGACGAAACAGTAATCCAAGTAAATATGTTAACTTGGAATTATGGTCTTGTAGAACAAGGAGACTTTGTTGTAAACTTGAATGCAATGCCGGTGCACGAAGGTGGAAAAACCAATACAATGAGGTTGACAACGATTTAA
- a CDS encoding SDR family NAD(P)-dependent oxidoreductase, protein MKTVLILGANSDVAKEAILLYVQRNYQVIAASRDLDSLRNFVHQHALDQEKISLIYFDAVAFDTHEDFYWNLPSKPNIVVYAAGFLSQNSEALYNFQKAYQMMKVNYIGAVSILNIIAMDTNNTGLERIIGLSSLSGVRGRKSNFVYGSTKSAFTQYLAGLRQELSPRNIQVNALVIGYIDTKINQGLDLNSSLMMKPSYVAQFIVNPTNALIIVPNWKWKIIYWILKFLPEFLVAKLP, encoded by the coding sequence GTGAAGACTGTTCTGATTTTAGGGGCTAATTCTGATGTAGCCAAAGAAGCTATTCTACTATATGTACAACGAAATTACCAGGTGATAGCAGCGTCTAGGGATTTGGATTCCTTGAGAAATTTTGTACATCAACATGCTTTAGATCAGGAAAAAATAAGCTTGATTTATTTTGATGCTGTCGCGTTTGATACCCATGAGGATTTTTATTGGAATCTACCGAGTAAACCCAATATTGTCGTTTATGCAGCAGGCTTTTTAAGCCAAAATTCAGAAGCTCTTTATAACTTCCAAAAAGCATATCAGATGATGAAAGTGAATTATATAGGAGCGGTATCTATTTTAAATATTATTGCAATGGATACGAATAATACTGGGTTGGAAAGGATTATAGGCTTGTCATCCTTATCAGGGGTAAGAGGTAGGAAATCCAATTTCGTATATGGCAGTACCAAATCTGCGTTTACCCAGTATTTAGCAGGTCTTCGACAAGAGTTATCTCCTAGAAATATACAGGTGAATGCCTTGGTAATAGGTTATATCGATACTAAAATTAATCAAGGATTAGACTTGAATTCTTCTCTTATGATGAAGCCTAGTTATGTGGCTCAGTTTATTGTAAACCCAACCAATGCGCTGATTATAGTGCCCAATTGGAAATGGAAAATTATTTATTGGATATTAAAATTTCTCCCTGAATTTCTTGTAGCGAAGCTCCCATAA
- a CDS encoding ComEC/Rec2 family competence protein has translation MKKQTIFWLFIAFMFGIFLEDSFFVSGWGILVVILLCLLLVLLAYNIPRYRVVALCVFFLGLGSLTHFFNIRDVSDSKVEGEKIIAFVLDKKLNSTSKNRRYIISIIAVKQDTSLRYPLKAVLSLPKDIPILDYKHKYEASVSLHKILPPNQKYQFDYQKYMLRQGVEYQVYGKHQPYQERIPLGWITSVKSWHQQVLIKIDKTTISDNAKAFLKGIILADKTDMSTDLVQDFAISGLAHLLAISGTHMVIIFMFIYAFMSKILPLRYQKQSIIISLLFIWLFAIFIDFGNSVIRACLMLSFYYVMILMQRKPDLLHSLGLAGLLILAWDSQQLFSVGFQLSFLAVFGIYWFNQPIQRLLMKVSRNRYKFMISIMSVTLSAQLMTMPLVVYYFHQFSWISIVSNLVVLPLAEVVIVFSLILTLLIASVGSIDILNQVYDGMITWLLQLIHFFAEIKFLFFENIPLHYLEVICSFLVLYFLRFIFKESCLRTWIPFLASIISFFVLKLILDFSYYNITEEQEHQYYQQVVYSKKYQNQLIFYTEDSIQHQKLEKYIYKPYATSLRVNRYQVYYGNTMKK, from the coding sequence ATGAAAAAGCAAACTATCTTCTGGCTTTTTATAGCCTTTATGTTTGGGATTTTTCTGGAAGATAGTTTTTTTGTTTCAGGATGGGGGATACTTGTGGTAATACTTTTATGTTTACTGTTGGTTTTACTAGCGTATAATATCCCTAGATATAGAGTAGTTGCGCTATGTGTTTTCTTTTTAGGGTTAGGAAGCCTTACACATTTTTTCAATATTCGGGATGTTTCAGATTCAAAAGTTGAGGGGGAAAAGATAATAGCTTTCGTTTTAGATAAAAAGCTGAATAGTACCTCAAAAAATAGACGGTATATTATTTCTATCATAGCAGTAAAACAGGATACTTCTTTGAGATATCCCCTGAAAGCAGTACTGAGTTTGCCGAAAGATATACCTATTTTAGACTACAAACATAAGTATGAGGCATCTGTTTCTTTGCATAAGATTTTGCCTCCCAATCAAAAATATCAATTCGATTATCAAAAATATATGTTAAGGCAGGGGGTGGAGTACCAAGTATATGGGAAGCATCAACCTTATCAAGAAAGAATTCCTTTAGGATGGATTACTTCGGTGAAAAGTTGGCATCAACAAGTATTGATTAAAATTGATAAGACAACCATTTCTGACAATGCTAAAGCTTTTTTAAAAGGAATAATATTAGCAGATAAAACAGATATGAGTACGGATCTTGTTCAAGATTTTGCCATATCGGGATTAGCTCATTTGTTAGCGATATCAGGAACTCATATGGTTATTATTTTCATGTTTATATATGCTTTTATGAGTAAAATTTTACCCTTAAGATATCAAAAGCAAAGCATTATTATTAGTTTACTATTTATTTGGTTGTTTGCCATTTTTATTGATTTTGGAAATTCTGTTATTAGAGCATGTCTAATGTTGAGTTTTTATTATGTTATGATTTTGATGCAAAGAAAGCCAGATTTATTGCATTCATTAGGTTTGGCAGGCTTGCTTATTTTAGCATGGGATAGTCAGCAATTGTTTAGTGTAGGATTTCAGTTGAGTTTTTTAGCGGTTTTTGGGATTTATTGGTTTAATCAGCCAATACAGCGTTTGTTGATGAAAGTTTCAAGAAATAGATATAAATTTATGATATCTATAATGAGTGTAACCTTGTCTGCTCAGTTGATGACAATGCCTTTGGTGGTGTACTACTTTCATCAGTTTTCATGGATTTCTATTGTTTCTAATTTGGTGGTATTGCCATTAGCAGAAGTGGTTATTGTATTTTCATTAATCCTTACATTACTAATAGCGAGTGTGGGTTCTATCGATATTCTGAATCAGGTTTATGATGGGATGATAACATGGCTGCTTCAACTGATTCATTTTTTTGCAGAGATTAAATTTTTATTTTTTGAGAATATACCTCTTCATTATTTGGAGGTGATTTGCTCGTTTTTAGTGCTTTATTTTTTAAGATTTATTTTTAAGGAGAGCTGTTTAAGGACTTGGATTCCTTTTTTAGCAAGTATAATTAGCTTTTTTGTACTCAAGTTAATTTTAGATTTTTCTTATTATAATATTACTGAAGAACAAGAACATCAATATTATCAGCAAGTTGTTTATTCTAAAAAATATCAAAATCAATTGATATTTTATACAGAAGATTCAATCCAACATCAAAAGCTAGAAAAATACATTTATAAACCTTATGCAACTTCTTTAAGGGTGAATCGATACCAAGTGTATTATGGTAATACGATGAAAAAATGA
- a CDS encoding succinate dehydrogenase cytochrome b subunit, whose protein sequence is MAGLTSSSVGKKFLMATSAMFLLIFLLVHLVANLLSIKAIFGENAFNVASDFMGYNPFVQFLMQPVLGFAVILHFVMGFVLEIKNKQARPVQYGFNNRAANSTWASRNMIISGAVILAFLVLHVYDFWVHEFNYKVIEALPQDSTRYWGELHAKFADVWRVALYVIAFVLLGMHLSHGFHSAFQSVGANSPKCFPMIKKLGKIYAVVIPAGFIIIALYHFFTN, encoded by the coding sequence ATGGCAGGATTAACATCTTCTTCAGTAGGGAAGAAATTCCTTATGGCTACATCAGCGATGTTTTTGCTGATATTCCTACTTGTACACCTTGTTGCCAATCTGTTGTCCATTAAGGCAATTTTTGGTGAGAATGCGTTCAACGTAGCGTCAGATTTTATGGGTTATAACCCTTTTGTTCAATTTTTAATGCAACCAGTACTAGGCTTTGCAGTAATTCTACACTTTGTAATGGGTTTTGTTTTAGAAATTAAAAACAAACAAGCGAGACCTGTACAGTACGGATTTAACAACAGAGCTGCTAACTCTACTTGGGCTTCAAGAAATATGATTATTTCAGGAGCAGTAATTTTAGCGTTTTTAGTACTTCACGTTTATGATTTCTGGGTGCATGAGTTTAATTACAAAGTAATTGAAGCTTTGCCTCAAGATTCTACACGTTACTGGGGAGAGCTACATGCTAAATTTGCAGATGTATGGAGAGTAGCTCTTTATGTTATTGCTTTCGTATTATTAGGAATGCACTTATCACATGGTTTCCATTCAGCTTTCCAATCTGTGGGAGCAAACTCACCTAAGTGTTTCCCAATGATTAAAAAGCTTGGAAAAATCTATGCTGTGGTAATCCCAGCAGGATTT